The DNA region CATCCCTCCTGATGGTTGAGGGTTTGCCAATGTGCTGATGGTTACCACCACCGAAGGGATGCTCAACAGGCTGAACACACAATTCAGGCAGGTCAGAGCAGAAGCACACAAACCAGTATATTCATTTCTAAATCACTGGAAAAATTGTCATCTCAACTTTACTACTCCAGTCGGAGTGTTTATTCCGGAAATACCGACACAGATTTAATGAAACGTAAAGAATCACACAATACACAAAGTAGAAAATCGCCACCACTCACGTTCATAGCCACACCACGGACACGAGGCCAGCAGTTCCTCTTAACCTTATATTTGTGGTAGGCACGGCCTGCCTTCAGGATGGGTTTGTCAATACGACCACCACCAGCAACAACACCTTtcaacacaataaataaaagcacgTTTAAATAAACTCTTTATACAGaagacaatatttaaaaatttatttctcaatttgttttaaatgcacCATTTCAAATATCAAAGAATATCTAACTCTAATCCAACTGAAATGATAGAAGTAGGAAAGCACTAAATTAGACTGTAGTGGTGATTTTAAAGAAACCATAACATCACTACAGTCTTTCTCACTATTCTGAATCAGAAAGGTGGCTCTCATGGGAACTAATGACAATTCTTTGCATATTTATCACTATAGAAATACATTTGTAACCACAGGAGTCGTATTCGTTAAACATCGTTTCACTGCAGATGTTTTGCTGCCATTACTTGAGTTCTACGTACCAACAACAGCTCTGTTAGTGGAGGAAATGACCTTCTTGGCTCCAGAGGGAAGTTTGACTCTGGATTTCTTGGTCTCGGGGTTGTGGGAGATCACAGTGGCGTAGTTTCCAGACGCACGAGCCAACTTTCCACGGTCACCAGGCTTCTCCTCCAGACAGCAGATGATGGTACCCTCAGGCATGACACCAACAGGCAACACATTGCCAATGTTCAGCTGGGCTACACATCAGAGGAGAACAATGTGATTCCAAGCAACATCTGAACACCACACCATGTCCACATCCAGCAAAGGTTGCGCACACCAAAACGTAGAAAAAAAACGACGTTACCTTTCTTGCCACAGAAGACGAACTGGCCAGTGTGGATGCCCTCGGCTGCGATGAACAGCTCGGTCCTTTTCTTGAACCTGTACGGGTCACGAAAGACCACCTTAGCGAGTGGAGCTCCGCGGCCAGGGTCATGGATGATGTCCTGAAAGAGACGGAAGCATTTGTTGAGTCGTTTTCACTAAAGCAGTTAATAGAATAAGTTGGAATAAAAGTCTCACCTTCACAATTCCCTTGATGTAGCCGTGGCGCTCGGCAAAGTCTATGTGTCGGAGTTTAGCAGCACCTTTCCTGTGCTTGACGTGGGCTTTGAACACGGAGCCCGCACCTTTTCTCTGCGCCCTGATCACACGGCCCATGCTGCCTCCTGCATACAACACATTCAACAACCTGATTCTCtcgctcatacacacacaacaacctgattctctctcatacacacaccaaccacACTCAAcctgattttctctctctcacacacaaaacaacctgattttctctctctctctctctctctcacacacaaaacaacctgattttctctctctctctctctcgctcacacacacaaaacaacctgattctctcgctcacacacaccataataCAACAGCAGGAGTCAGAGCTCAGACCCCTGGTCCACAACCCGGCCTGATTTcaattctgtctctctcacaccccGTTTTTCATTCTCCTGTCTGTTTCAGTGGTTAGataagtacatttacatggctGTGGATGCTCAGGACTCTCACAGTGTTATTAGCATGAGAGAGTTAAGTCAATAAACCCAGTACTTACCTAACCAATACTACATTACCTTTAACtacatattttaataataacagTGAAATAAACTCAGATTCAATATCACTGTGAGAAACTGACAGAGACGGGGAAACAGTTACACCGCCAACATGCTAGCAGTTAGCTATTAGGCTAACTTGTGTAGCAGCCGGTCGTGGCACTTAGTTAGCAGTAGAGTTTCCTGGCGTTAAAACATGACCTCGTCAGTTTTAACAGCTATAAGATTATACAAATCCACTGTATTGTTTATTACAGCAATCACAAAAATTAGCACCGGTGGCTGCCGgtgacacacgcacacatataagGCCTGAACATGACTGCAGTAAGATATGAACGTTTTACGCTGAATTTCACCTACAAATCCAGCACTATTTAACCACAAAACGGTAGAAAAAGGAATATAAGCATCATGCCAATGTTTATTAAACGAATTTAAAAGTGGATGGTTAAAATTAAACCGAGATTCGGCCAAGATTCAACGGAGAGAAACAAAGACAGCGCTCATACCTAAACTCCGCTGATGGGGAAAAAGGAAGTAGAAGAGGCAGAGAGCGATTTTCTTCCGGAGAAAtagcgagagttcaccagcGCCTCCTAGCGGTGTGAAGGAGTACTGCTGAATTCCAGCCGCTCTCTTTCCCTCAGTGTGTAGTGCACTTCATACTGTAGGGTCTTATTTCCCACCCTGTGGAGCACACTCATATAAACTGAGCGCAAACGTATTTAAGGTCAGGACAAGCACTAAGTGTAAACATATCGGCGAGGAAAACAGTACACTGGTGTATTAATAGTATGCCAGAAGTATTCAGGCGATTTGGGCCTGTACTATTAGTCACACTGTTTAGTATGTGAACTGGAATTGAACCGGTGTAACTGGACCAGCAGCCATCAGGTCATGGAGATTTGTGCTCTTCATGTTTATTGTTAGTTCTCCGGGAACTCAATATGTTTAACATATTCTTAACCTCTTGAAGGTCCGTCAAGATTTGTGAGACAGATTTGATCTTAGATCAGTACAtaatagtataaaaaaaaatgataagcAAAATTGTGTCCTGATGTTCATTATAAATACAATAGTGtgcattttatgcatttatttaacaagGACAGACGCTAATTGATCATTTTCCCAGCATTAGATACAAATTCACTTTTTATGtctaatgatatttttttttctccctttccaGATCAGCCAGTAAATGATTAGGTTTTTGCAGAGTTAATCACACTGGGCCCATATTATTCTTGACTGACTAGGCAGTAATTTAAAAGAACCCTGACCTGTATCGAAATATTTAATCTATGGAGTATTGCCTAGTATTTTGCTAATGGTGGGAAATGAGTCAAATGGGTCAACAGAATAAAAATTATGTTTTGCTGGAGTGGCGTCAAGACGTTTTTGATTATCTATGATATGGAGACTGGGTTTTGAAGTTACTCTAATTTAGTCaaagcagaaaataaatgaagatgaaaGCATGATTTAATAATTTAGACGGTGATATTACAAGtaagtatttttgttgttgttgtttcttcaaGCTAACTCTAGGGCCTGCTTCCATTTGACAAAACCTTGCAGTAATTTAAGTTATACTGTAGAACATAAAACAGAAACTAAAAGGGCTTGTATAAACACATGACAATCTGGCAATTACTCtatatcaggggtgtccaatcttatccgcaaagggccagtgtgtgtacaggttttcattccaactaagcagaagccacacccgagtctattgaaagccaagatcaactgattaaacaggtgaagtcaggtgtggcttctgcttggtgggaatgaaaacctgcacccacaccggtcctttctggataagattggacacccctgctttatATAAAGGTCAACGTTTAACTGTTTTTTCCTTGTCTCATACAGGAGGTAGAACCTCAGGTCCAGACGGGCATAAAGGTGTAGGAGGAAATCACTTCCTTTAGCAGTGGGCTCCAACTCAAGTCTATGCTATGACAAATGCAAAATGATGCATTTACTTCCAAAACTGTTTCTGAATATACAGACAGTATCTTCATATTAGGACAGTACCTTCCCCCCGACAACAAAATGTGGACGCTTATTAATTACAAGATAAATGGGGGCTTATATTTCTCATACAAGGCTTGCTTTAATATCTTCCTCTGTGTGGAGCTCCATGCCTGTGATGATCATAACTGTGATGATTACTATAAGATCAGAGAATTAGAAAAGTCTGTGTGACAGTGGGTCCAGAGACtttcctgggaacactgggcatgaggaagccctggatgggatgtcagTCCCAAGGGCAGCAAGCACACATACACTAATTCACACCTAGAttcaatttatcttagccagtccacctactacCATGTTGTTGGGAAACTCGTGCAGACATGGAGAGAACGTGCAGAcattaacctgagctcaggatcaaactggggaccctAGAGCTGTAAGGCTGtaacactacccactgcacaAACATGCCACCTCAGCGTCTACCCTTTTCATTACCTTAAATTATTGTCCAGCTTATTACTTGTCTGAGCTGAACAATAAATCGTTGAGATTTTCAAATTGCCTCATAGTTGggttattttcttaaaaacaacTTGTTTACAATGTTGcttaagtagtagtagtaattcaTAAACGGTGCCCTTTCTACTAGCAAAGTGGTCTACCAGTTTGACGTGTGTTTTGGCAGCTAGTTGCTGGTCAGGCTAAGCTCGACTTTTCAGCAGGGACCAAATATGTCTTGACTGAtctacaatattttttatttttgactgAACTACTACCTCTAAGCTGAAAATAGTCTTCATCCTTGTTTAAGGAGCTTCTTCAGACAGACCCCTCTTAGGGGAGAATGAAATCTTTATTAATAAAGGGCTCTAACTCATATAGCCTGTCagccacacacaccatacaacaAATGTAACAACACCCTAACCATGCATGCATTTATGTGGTCTAGACCATCTTGTACATTGGTAAACTGGATTTAGAAAGATATCAAATAGATTTTAGGAAACTATAACTTGGtaggcacagtggcttagtggttagcatgtttgcctcatacGTCTGggtttgggggttcaaatcgTGCCTCCACCCTGCATGCATGGCActcgcatgttctccctttgctttggggttttcctctgggtactcaggtctcctcccccagaccaaagacatgcactgtatgatgattggcatttccaaattgtctggtgtgtgcaattgtgtcctatgatgggttggcaccctgtccagggtgtcctctgcaTTGTGGTTTAAACTGGGCTAGACTCCCTtgtgaaggataagtggtatagaagatggatggatgaaaaataTAACTCTTTATTATTTGAAAGCATGGAGCTAATATACTGTAATGGAAACTAAGCATTATGACATAATTCAAATACTAATTTTATGCTagaatattttacatatactccggtttccccccagtccaaagacatgcatggtattctgattggcatgtccaaagtgtccgtagtgtatgaaagggtctgtgaatgtgtatgtgagtgtgccctgcgatggattggcaccctgtccagggtgtaccccgccttgtgcccgatgctccctgggatagtctccaggttccccatgaccctgaagaggataagcggtatagaagatggatggatggatggatggatggatattttacatatatagtgtgtcgtggaaattagacaacactcgcagactcgtccccTGAacgtaaaaaggtttattacagaaagatggttaatacaggatagaataaagcaggatagaataatgagagcgctctgaagcgcttgtgctgaaccactaccaTATATATGAAAAGTAGaccatgacacacttctgtgtaccgataagaagcaggtTGAGggagttcaaacaggctttgttttagggtcttggaagatgtgcagacgagccttgaacagaagaacatgtttg from Ictalurus furcatus strain D&B chromosome 6, Billie_1.0, whole genome shotgun sequence includes:
- the rpl8 gene encoding 60S ribosomal protein L8 encodes the protein MGRVIRAQRKGAGSVFKAHVKHRKGAAKLRHIDFAERHGYIKGIVKDIIHDPGRGAPLAKVVFRDPYRFKKRTELFIAAEGIHTGQFVFCGKKAQLNIGNVLPVGVMPEGTIICCLEEKPGDRGKLARASGNYATVISHNPETKKSRVKLPSGAKKVISSTNRAVVGVVAGGGRIDKPILKAGRAYHKYKVKRNCWPRVRGVAMNPVEHPFGGGNHQHIGKPSTIRRDAPAGRKVGLIAARRTGRLRGTKTVQEKEN